ACAAGGCACCGGGGCGAGATAGGAGGGTCGGCAGAGCATCACGTCGGTCAGTCGGTCGGTTTCGCTGGTAACGGCAAATCGCCGGGTCGGCGCGAGAGGGCGCGCGCCCAGTCCGAGGAAATCGAGCTTCATGCCGATAAAAGCGCGCCAGCTTATCTTTGGTTCCTAAGTGGCTGGTTAGAAACCATAATAGCCGATCGGCGTTGTGCGCCATATGGCCAGCTTGTCCCCGTCCCCTTCTACTCCGGGGCCCGATCCGTACGATGAGGATGCCCTGTTCCTGTTGCTGGAGCTTCTCTCCGCACGGGGCTATAGTTTCGTGACGCCGACCCCGGCGACCCATGCCCGCGTCCTATATCGCCTGCCTTCACAAGCGCGCGATATCCGCGATGTGCTGGGCTGGAGCCTGCCGTTTACGGATGGTCTGCTCGACAGCGCCCTCTTGGAGATTCTCGAAAAGGCAGGCGCGTTGGAACAGCTCCCCGACGGCCGTCGCCGCAGCCGCTATCGGATTTCGTCACTCGGTGGTGATCTCTATCTTCATTCCGCCTACCCGACACTGGCCGAGGATTCGGTGTTCTTCGGGCCGGACAGCTATCGCTTCGCCGATCTGATCGCGCGTGAATTGCGCAGCGAGCCGGTTCCTGCGGGCGGGCATGTCGTCGATATCGGCGCCGGCGCCGGGGTAGGCGCCATCACGGCCGCGCATCTGTCCGACGATGCCAGGGTGACGATGACCGACATCAACCCGGTGGCGCTTCGCCTTGCGGCGATCAACGCCCGTGCCGCCGGGGTGAGTGCGACCTTCGTTCAAGCTGCCGACCTGGCAAGGGTCGCCGTACCGATCGACGTCGCGCTCGCCAATCCGCCCTATATCGTCGACTCCGCCGGACGGGATTATCGGGACGGCGGGGGGATGTATGGCGGGCAGGTCGCGCTCGACATGACCCGCGAGGCGCTGGGCAGGCTCGCGAGGGGCGGGCGGATGATCCTCTATACGGGAAGTGCCATCGTCAGGGGCGAGGATCGGCTTCGGGCCGCGCTGTCCGAGGTGGCCGTCCGGGCCGGCTGTCACATGGACTATCGGGAGATTGATCCGGACATATTCGGCGAGGAGCTTGACGCGCCGGCCTATCGCGACGTCGAGCGGATCGCCGTGGTCGGCGCGGTCTTTCATCACATCTAGACGAGGAGAAACGGGATGGCATCGGTGCCGATGCTCACGGCGCACGACTTCAAGGACCCCGCGATATTGCTATCCGGGGAGGTCGATTATGACATGTACAATGATTTCCGGACCAAGCTGGAGCGGGCGCTGTCCGAGCGGGCCGGTGGAACCGTCCTTACCATCGAGCTGTCGACCTTGGGCGGAGATCCCGAAGTCGCCCGGATGATGGGCGAAGACATCCGCTTCCACAGCGATCTGGAGCCGTCGCGGCGGATCGTGCTGCTGGGCAAGGCAGCGCTCTATTCGGCCGGCACGACGTTCATGAGCTTCTTCGCCCGCGACAACCGCTACCTCACCCGCGGCACCAGGCTGATGGTCCATGAGCGCAACCTATCGAAGACGCTTGAGATCAATGGGCCACTGACGAGTTGCATCGCAGCGGTGGAGGCCACCCTCAACGAGATCAGAAGCTCGATCGCCATCCAGAATGAAGGGTTCGAAAACCTGATCCGGGGCAGTCATGTATCGATGGAAGAGGTGCTGAAGCGCGCGCCTGGCAACTGGTATATTGAAGCCGAGGAGGCGGTATCGCTGGGGCTGGTCGCCGCCGTCATCTAGCCATGTCATGCCGCTTCGGCAGAAGCGTGAGAGTGCCTTCGTGACGGTCGCCCGGAAGCTGGCCGCCACCGCAGCCAGCGCCCGGGCCCGGGCCGTCCTATCGCGTTACCGGATCGCGCGGTTCGACCTGGCTATCGTCGGGCGCAGCACCCGGGGTGGAACTGATCGGGTCGCGGTCCACCGGTTCGGCGAGGGCGGTGTTCCCCACCTTCTCCTCGCTGCTGTTGGGTCCGGCCTGGTCTCCGCGCATGTTGCAGCCGGCCAGTACCAGTCCCGCGGCGATCAGGGCCGTGGCGGTAGGGCAAGAACCCATATATTGATCTCCATCCTGTCATGACGTGAAACCGGAATGCCGCGCGACCTCAGCGGCTCCCGCCGACCGGAGCGTCCGCACCGGTCCGGGGTTGATCATCGACGGGGCGGGGAGACAGGTCGCCGCCCCCTCCCGCGGGATCGCTGTCGAAATCCTCGGCTCCGCCCGAGCCGCCAGCACCCGCGCCGCTGCCGATCACCACGCCGCTGCCCTGCTGCGGGGCGCGTCTGCCGCGGTTTTCCTCTGCCGCCGCAGCCTCGCGCCGGACCTGCGGCCCTGCCTTGATCCGGCTCGATTCCTCATCGCCGGTGTAGCCCGATCGAAGAGGCGGAGCAGGGAGAGGATCTGTGCCGGTCATGGGGATTCTCGCGCAGTTTGTCCTGGTGCGAGAACCGCCAAGCCTTCCACAAGGTCCACTGATCAAAGATTATTTGGGCTTCTCACGGACGGCCCGAGACATAACGCACTCGATCTGCGCCGAGCCGAGGAACATGCGAGCTTCCCACAGGCTTGAACGAGGGACGCGGCACCGGATGTCAGCCCGCCGACGGGAGAAGAGGATGAACGGCAATATCCCCATGACCGATGCCCACACCGAATATCCTTCGCTCCAGGGGCGCAAGGCGGTGATTACCGGGGGCACGACCGGTATCGGCCGCGCCATCGCCAT
The sequence above is drawn from the Rhizorhabdus dicambivorans genome and encodes:
- a CDS encoding methyltransferase, with protein sequence MASLSPSPSTPGPDPYDEDALFLLLELLSARGYSFVTPTPATHARVLYRLPSQARDIRDVLGWSLPFTDGLLDSALLEILEKAGALEQLPDGRRRSRYRISSLGGDLYLHSAYPTLAEDSVFFGPDSYRFADLIARELRSEPVPAGGHVVDIGAGAGVGAITAAHLSDDARVTMTDINPVALRLAAINARAAGVSATFVQAADLARVAVPIDVALANPPYIVDSAGRDYRDGGGMYGGQVALDMTREALGRLARGGRMILYTGSAIVRGEDRLRAALSEVAVRAGCHMDYREIDPDIFGEELDAPAYRDVERIAVVGAVFHHI
- a CDS encoding ClpP family protease, producing MASVPMLTAHDFKDPAILLSGEVDYDMYNDFRTKLERALSERAGGTVLTIELSTLGGDPEVARMMGEDIRFHSDLEPSRRIVLLGKAALYSAGTTFMSFFARDNRYLTRGTRLMVHERNLSKTLEINGPLTSCIAAVEATLNEIRSSIAIQNEGFENLIRGSHVSMEEVLKRAPGNWYIEAEEAVSLGLVAAVI